AGAAAGCCCACTTCAGTCTGAGCCAGTGCCCCTTTAAACTGCTTCATCAGGGGAGACAAAGAGCTCATCATCTGCTTGAGCTCCTCATAGCGCCGACCGGGAACCCCGCTATGGGGAAGAATGCCATGCCAGTACTGCTCGGTGCCGACAGCACAGCTCCTCCAGCGGAAAAACACAACCGTATCCGCACCATGGGCAACGGACTGAGCGGCCCAGAGAGCCAACTGCCCCGGCTCGGGAGTCCGTCCCAGGGTCATCCAGCCTGTGGGGCCGGACTGCTGTTCCATGATCCAGAAGGTTTGATCCTTGATGCCCCTCATCAGATCCAGAGTGGACGCCAGTACAGCTGGAGTTTTCCCGGGTTGGGGATTATCAAAAAAGCCCGTGGGATACTGGTCATGGCTGATAAAATCCAAAGGCTCACCCAGATCAAAATAATCCACCAGATCAAAGAAACCCATCATGTTATGGGTGATAAACTGATGAGGGCAATTCTTCCGGAGGATCTCCAGCTGAAACTGCTGGAACGACACAATCAGGTCGGAATGAAACCTCTTCCAGTCCAGGAGCAGGGAAGGATTGTGTGCCGTTGCACAGCGGGCGGAAGTTGGAATCTGTGAAAAATCATTGTACTCCTGACTCCAAAAAACGGTTCCCCATCGATTATTCAATTCCTCAATAGAGGCGTATTTAAAGTGCAGCCATTCCTGAAAGGACTCCCTGCAGGAAGGACAATGACAGAGGTCATCATGACTGTTCCCCAGCTCGTTGTCGGTCTGCCAGCCGATGACATGTTCATTGCCGGCATAGTGTTTTGACATGGTCTCCACCATCCGGGCAACAGCGGCTCTATAGTCTTTGTTGGACTGGCAGTTATGATGCCGTCCGCCAAAGCCCATCGTCTGCCCCAGGGAATTGACTGGCAGGATCTCGGGATGTTTCTTGATGATCCAGGGCGGAGGTGCGGGAGAGGGTGTTCCTATGACAGATTTGATTCCGTAGGAGCCCAACAGATCAACGGCTTTGTCTAGCCACATGAAGTCATACTCTCCTTCTTTGGGTTCCAGGCGGCTCCAGGCAAACTCGGCCATCCTCACAATTTGAATACCCATATCTTTCATCAGACGGGCATCAGTCTCCCAGCGCTCTTCGGGCCAATGCTCCGGATAATAGTCAGTTCCAAATTCAAAGTTCACAGTGTTACTCCTTTACGGCTCCGGCGGTTAGACCGGACATGAAAAATCGGGAAGCCATCAAAAAGGCAATCAATATGGGGAGTATCGCCAATGTACTGGCGGCGATAAGGGCTCCTGTATCGGACCCCCTGGACGGATCACCCAGCATATACTTCAACATGATGGGAAGGGTATGCATGCTCCTGTCCCGAAGGATCAGCATGGGCTGCATAAAGTCATTCCATGAGTTGACAAACATCATGATTCCCAGAGCAGCCACACCGGGCATCAGAATTGGTGCAATGATTTTGAAGAAGATCAGCCACTCACTAAGGCCGTCAATTTTAGCGGCGTCTATGAGAGATCCCGGGACATTATTCTGACAGTACTGGCGCATCCAGAATATGCCGAAAGCATTGGCACTGTTGGGAATAATCAAAGCCCAGAAGCTGTTGATCCAACCGAATTTGGACATCATGAAAAACCAGGGAATGATCCCTGCTGTCCAGGGGATCATCATCGTGATGATCAATACGGCAAAGAGTTTATTTCGCCCTGGAAAGCGATACATGGCAAAAGCATATCCTCCAATGGAGCAGAAAAAAAGAACGAGCAGAGTATACCCGCCTGAAACAACGATACTGTTCAGAAAGCTTCTGAAGATATTGACAGAGTCCATCATGCTCTGGAGATTCGCCTTCAAATGATTCCCGAACCAGAAGGGAGGAGGATACTGCATAATATCATGGGTGGAATGTGTGGATAATACAGTCATCCAGTAAAAAGGAATGAGCATGATAAGAACGATCGTGAGTAGGAAAGCGTAAACAAGAAGAGTTCCTATGTACTTTTTCATAAGCTGTCACCCTGATTCCTGTCGCTGATTTTCATATTGATAAGAGACACAATGATGATAATAAAGCAGATGATATAGGCACAGGCAGAGGCATAGCCGTAATGATTAT
This Oceanispirochaeta sp. DNA region includes the following protein-coding sequences:
- a CDS encoding beta-galactosidase, translated to MNFEFGTDYYPEHWPEERWETDARLMKDMGIQIVRMAEFAWSRLEPKEGEYDFMWLDKAVDLLGSYGIKSVIGTPSPAPPPWIIKKHPEILPVNSLGQTMGFGGRHHNCQSNKDYRAAVARMVETMSKHYAGNEHVIGWQTDNELGNSHDDLCHCPSCRESFQEWLHFKYASIEELNNRWGTVFWSQEYNDFSQIPTSARCATAHNPSLLLDWKRFHSDLIVSFQQFQLEILRKNCPHQFITHNMMGFFDLVDYFDLGEPLDFISHDQYPTGFFDNPQPGKTPAVLASTLDLMRGIKDQTFWIMEQQSGPTGWMTLGRTPEPGQLALWAAQSVAHGADTVVFFRWRSCAVGTEQYWHGILPHSGVPGRRYEELKQMMSSLSPLMKQFKGALAQTEVGFLYSYEENWALEIQPHHPDLDYISQVQKYYDAFYDEQIPVDFLDRTRDFSSYKLLVAPLLYLMDEALEKKLKEYVKTGGNLILTMRTGVKDSDNLCMSSQALPGKLGELLGIEIPEYDCLRDQDLRINWCSESDTEEYKGLKWCDVIKLQGAETLACCLDGWHKGNPVITENTFGEGTAWYVGTEPNKALMSQMVSYIKDSLGLKPLGMVQDGVELVRRKTEKCSYLFALNHTNKHKSVLIPDSWKPLLGNGKLEAY
- a CDS encoding carbohydrate ABC transporter permease, whose protein sequence is MKKYIGTLLVYAFLLTIVLIMLIPFYWMTVLSTHSTHDIMQYPPPFWFGNHLKANLQSMMDSVNIFRSFLNSIVVSGGYTLLVLFFCSIGGYAFAMYRFPGRNKLFAVLIITMMIPWTAGIIPWFFMMSKFGWINSFWALIIPNSANAFGIFWMRQYCQNNVPGSLIDAAKIDGLSEWLIFFKIIAPILMPGVAALGIMMFVNSWNDFMQPMLILRDRSMHTLPIMLKYMLGDPSRGSDTGALIAASTLAILPILIAFLMASRFFMSGLTAGAVKE